A DNA window from Streptomyces sp. 71268 contains the following coding sequences:
- a CDS encoding XRE family transcriptional regulator: MGDESLADVLTAVGPRLRALRTARGLTLAQLGKETGISLSTLSRLESGQREPTLKLLLPLAKAHGVPLDELVGAPATGDPRVHPRPFTRHGQTWIPLTRFLGGLHAYKQILPVRPPDQRGRPEQGSHEGYEWLYVLSGKLLLALGDHDLVMGAGEAAEFDTRTPHGVANAGDHPVEWLALYGAQGERMHVRARPASS; encoded by the coding sequence ATGGGTGACGAGAGCCTGGCGGACGTACTGACCGCCGTGGGGCCGCGGCTGCGCGCGCTGCGCACCGCTCGCGGCCTGACGTTGGCCCAGTTGGGCAAGGAGACCGGAATCTCGCTCAGCACGCTCTCCCGGCTGGAGTCCGGGCAGCGCGAGCCCACGCTCAAGCTGCTGCTCCCGCTGGCCAAGGCGCACGGCGTGCCGCTGGACGAGCTGGTCGGCGCGCCCGCCACCGGCGACCCGCGCGTCCACCCGCGCCCCTTCACCCGCCACGGGCAGACCTGGATTCCGCTCACCCGCTTCCTGGGCGGGCTGCACGCGTACAAGCAGATCCTGCCGGTGCGCCCGCCCGACCAGCGGGGCCGGCCGGAGCAGGGCAGCCACGAGGGGTACGAGTGGCTGTACGTCCTCTCCGGCAAGCTGCTGCTCGCGCTCGGCGACCACGACCTGGTCATGGGCGCCGGCGAGGCGGCGGAGTTCGACACGCGCACCCCGCACGGCGTCGCCAACGCGGGGGACCACCCGGTGGAGTGGCTGGCGTTGTACGGGGCGCAGGGCGAGCGGATGCACGTACGGGCCCGGCCCGCCAGCTCGTAG
- a CDS encoding class I SAM-dependent methyltransferase, protein MTEETAEQTAEQVAERAAEPSGGPGPAASEEGAAEEFWEARYRAGERLFSGEPNDALRTEVADLPPGRALDLGCGEGGDAIWLAQRGWRVTAVDVSPTALLRGARNARAAGVGDLVDWHRHDLARSFPTGTFDLVSAHFLHSPVELPRGQILRTAAAAVAPGGTLLIVGHAGWPS, encoded by the coding sequence ATGACCGAGGAAACCGCCGAGCAGACCGCGGAACAGGTCGCCGAGAGGGCCGCCGAACCATCCGGCGGCCCCGGGCCCGCCGCGTCCGAGGAGGGCGCGGCGGAGGAGTTCTGGGAGGCCCGCTACCGGGCTGGCGAGCGGCTGTTCAGCGGCGAGCCCAACGACGCCCTGCGCACCGAGGTGGCCGACCTGCCGCCCGGCCGCGCCCTCGACCTCGGCTGCGGCGAGGGGGGTGACGCCATCTGGCTGGCTCAGCGCGGGTGGCGGGTCACCGCCGTCGACGTCTCCCCCACCGCGCTGCTGCGCGGCGCACGGAACGCGAGAGCGGCCGGCGTCGGCGACCTCGTCGACTGGCACCGGCACGACCTGGCCCGCTCCTTCCCCACCGGCACCTTCGACCTGGTCTCCGCGCACTTCCTGCACTCACCGGTCGAGCTGCCTCGCGGCCAGATCCTGCGCACCGCCGCCGCGGCCGTGGCACCGGGCGGCACCCTGCTGATCGTCGGCCACGCGGGCTGGCCGTCCTGA
- a CDS encoding nitroreductase has product MTITDLRPEHAERLIRSRRAVRAYRPDPVPDATLRSIFALAGAAPSSSNTQPWQVEVVSGAARERLSRDLLAAADEGRLSLDFAYDDAMYTGVHQERRSQAGAVMYQAMGVARDDLAGRAAVNRESLRFYGAPHVALLFMPPDAEERMANDVGMYAQTLLLAMTAYGVASCPQGLLGFYADTIRASLGIDEGKLMYGISFGYADTSSPWSNIAVPRAELSETTRFHR; this is encoded by the coding sequence ATGACCATCACCGACCTCCGGCCGGAGCACGCCGAGCGCCTCATCCGCTCCCGGCGCGCCGTGCGCGCCTACCGGCCCGACCCCGTGCCCGACGCGACGTTGCGGAGCATCTTCGCGCTGGCCGGCGCGGCGCCCTCCAGCTCCAACACCCAGCCCTGGCAGGTCGAGGTCGTCAGCGGGGCGGCGCGGGAGCGGCTCAGCCGCGACCTGCTGGCCGCCGCCGACGAGGGGCGGCTGTCCCTCGACTTCGCGTACGACGACGCCATGTACACCGGCGTCCACCAGGAGCGGCGCAGCCAGGCCGGTGCCGTGATGTACCAGGCCATGGGCGTCGCCCGGGACGATCTGGCCGGGCGGGCGGCGGTGAACCGGGAGAGCCTGCGGTTCTACGGCGCCCCGCACGTCGCCCTGCTCTTCATGCCGCCGGACGCCGAGGAACGCATGGCCAACGACGTCGGCATGTACGCCCAGACGCTGCTGCTGGCCATGACCGCGTACGGCGTGGCCAGTTGCCCGCAGGGACTGCTCGGCTTCTACGCGGACACCATCCGCGCCTCCCTGGGCATCGACGAGGGCAAGCTCATGTACGGCATCTCCTTCGGCTACGCCGACACCTCGTCCCCGTGGAGCAACATCGCGGTTCCGCGCGCTGAACTGAGCGAGACCACCCGCTTCCACCGCTAA
- a CDS encoding TetR/AcrR family transcriptional regulator, whose amino-acid sequence MVDGSGTRSPAGERVWHAACELFSRDGIRSVGVAEIAATSGVGKPSLYRNFGSKDDLAVAYLRAQAVAGLASFEAAERVCPGDDLAQLRHVIARVAGEMGTPGYRGCVVANAAIEFPDRDHPVRQAVDELKAEYLRRLTALVARLPVDDPDGLAYTLQILMEGASATAQFHSVERSRATLIEATDRVIASHLRK is encoded by the coding sequence ATGGTCGACGGCAGCGGTACCCGCTCACCGGCGGGCGAGCGGGTCTGGCACGCCGCCTGCGAGCTGTTCTCCCGCGACGGCATCCGCTCGGTCGGCGTGGCGGAGATCGCGGCGACCTCCGGCGTCGGCAAGCCGAGCCTGTACCGCAACTTCGGGTCCAAGGACGACCTCGCCGTCGCCTACCTGCGGGCCCAGGCAGTCGCCGGGCTCGCGTCGTTCGAGGCGGCGGAGCGAGTCTGTCCCGGCGACGACCTGGCGCAGCTCCGGCACGTCATCGCCCGGGTCGCGGGGGAGATGGGCACGCCCGGCTACCGTGGCTGCGTCGTCGCCAACGCCGCGATCGAGTTCCCCGACCGGGACCACCCGGTGCGGCAGGCCGTCGACGAGCTGAAGGCGGAGTACCTGCGCCGGCTGACCGCGCTGGTCGCGCGGCTCCCGGTGGACGACCCGGACGGCCTGGCGTACACGCTCCAGATCCTGATGGAGGGGGCCAGCGCCACCGCCCAGTTCCACTCGGTCGAGCGCTCCCGGGCGACGCTGATCGAGGCTACGGACCGCGTCATCGCCTCCCACCTGCGCAAGTAA
- a CDS encoding response regulator yields MTRVLVVDDDFMVARLHSRCVAATEGFTVAGVAHSGSEALRAAELLRPDLVLLDVYLPDMDGLSVLRELRARDPGHQVDALFITAARDAHTIRTALRSGALYYLIKPFHQSALQEQLRHIGALRSRLAGLDEASQEDVDQIFGTRPPGSRELPKGLAQHTAELVERVLREHPQGLSASECAAAGTLSRVSARRYLEYFAETGRADVTLRYGGTGRPERRYRWVA; encoded by the coding sequence ATGACCAGAGTCCTGGTCGTGGACGACGACTTCATGGTCGCCAGGCTGCACAGTCGCTGCGTCGCGGCCACGGAGGGGTTCACCGTGGCCGGAGTGGCCCACAGCGGATCGGAGGCGTTGCGCGCCGCGGAGTTACTGCGGCCCGACCTCGTCCTACTCGACGTCTACCTGCCGGACATGGACGGGCTGAGCGTGCTGCGCGAGTTGCGGGCGCGCGACCCGGGGCACCAGGTGGACGCGTTGTTCATCACGGCGGCGCGGGACGCGCACACCATCCGCACCGCGTTGCGCTCCGGGGCGCTCTACTACCTGATCAAGCCGTTCCACCAGAGCGCCCTACAGGAGCAGTTGCGGCACATCGGCGCGCTGCGCAGCCGGCTGGCCGGCCTGGACGAGGCGAGCCAGGAGGACGTGGACCAGATCTTCGGCACCCGGCCGCCGGGTTCGCGGGAGTTGCCGAAGGGGCTCGCGCAGCACACGGCGGAGTTGGTGGAACGGGTGTTGCGCGAGCACCCGCAGGGGTTGTCCGCCTCGGAGTGCGCGGCGGCCGGGACGCTGTCCCGGGTGAGCGCGCGCCGCTACCTGGAGTACTTCGCCGAGACGGGGCGGGCCGACGTCACGTTGCGCTACGGGGGGACGGGGCGGCCCGAGCGGCGCTACCGGTGGGTGGCCTGA
- a CDS encoding DUF402 domain-containing protein: protein MAHTLLPGGAVTVRLVKGERPKVSYPAEVLGDDGGHVVVRAPWAGAGVRDFGFVRFERGDVFTEHYWRDRWFAVKEVRAASGQLKGWYCDVTRPTLVEGDTLVVDDLDLDLWRSADGGTVLRLDEDEFAESGLTERDPHAAGRARAALDELEELARTGGFDALLAF from the coding sequence ATGGCACACACCCTGCTTCCGGGTGGCGCGGTGACGGTCAGGCTGGTCAAGGGGGAGCGGCCGAAGGTCAGTTACCCGGCCGAGGTGCTGGGCGACGACGGCGGGCACGTCGTCGTGCGCGCGCCCTGGGCCGGCGCGGGCGTCCGGGACTTCGGCTTCGTCCGCTTCGAGCGCGGCGACGTGTTCACCGAGCACTACTGGCGCGACCGCTGGTTCGCCGTCAAGGAGGTGCGTGCCGCCAGTGGCCAGCTCAAGGGCTGGTACTGCGACGTCACGCGGCCGACCCTGGTCGAGGGCGACACGCTCGTGGTCGACGACCTCGACCTGGACCTGTGGCGCTCGGCCGACGGCGGCACGGTGCTCCGCCTGGACGAGGACGAGTTCGCCGAGAGCGGCCTGACCGAGCGCGACCCGCACGCGGCGGGCCGGGCCCGGGCGGCCCTGGACGAGTTGGAGGAGCTGGCCCGCACGGGCGGCTTCGACGCGCTGCTGGCCTTCTAG
- a CDS encoding type III PLP-dependent enzyme: protein MTYPYRPSSTSPDNPGPNPGCRPDAPAAPLLNPADAAHELVSPRALTHVRGLPPDDLPAYVYDLDGLEAHVAAVRSALPPAVELYYAAKANPAAEILRAIAAHVTGYEVASGGELAHVGSAVPGAPLAFGGPGKTEAELRRALDLGVQRFHVESEHELRLLIGLVAARPDADARPVGVLLRVNLPAEPDAGPPVGGHGSPQRESDSEHVPTQRVAPESGPGASPRPALAMGGLPSPFGLDPDQLRRLLPAFAEEGAATRAGLRLRGIHAHLASGLDARAQLAVAGRIAGFARTLATEAGPWFAAQLTEVNVGGGMAVDYGRPGERFDWAAYGTGLGELAARYPEFTLRIEPGRALAAYCGWYVTEVLDVKHSQGEAFAVLRGGTHHLRTPATKGHDQPFAVLPVDEWPRPWPRPAVTGEPVTLTGQLCTPKDVLATRVPTERLRAADRVVFALAGAYAWNISHHDFLMHPRPVFHYLGSAPY from the coding sequence ATGACCTACCCGTACCGCCCCAGCTCGACCAGCCCCGACAACCCCGGCCCCAACCCGGGTTGCCGCCCCGACGCGCCCGCCGCACCGCTCCTGAACCCGGCCGACGCCGCCCACGAACTGGTCAGCCCGCGCGCCCTGACCCACGTGCGCGGCCTGCCGCCGGACGACCTGCCCGCGTACGTGTACGACCTGGACGGCCTTGAGGCGCACGTCGCGGCCGTCCGCAGCGCGTTGCCGCCCGCCGTGGAGCTGTACTACGCGGCCAAGGCCAACCCCGCCGCCGAGATCCTGCGGGCCATCGCCGCCCACGTCACCGGCTACGAGGTGGCCTCCGGCGGGGAGCTGGCCCACGTCGGGTCCGCCGTGCCCGGCGCGCCGCTGGCCTTCGGCGGCCCGGGCAAGACCGAGGCGGAGCTGCGCCGCGCCCTCGACCTCGGGGTGCAGCGCTTCCACGTGGAGAGCGAGCACGAACTGCGGCTGCTGATCGGCCTGGTGGCGGCCCGCCCCGACGCGGACGCGCGCCCGGTCGGCGTGCTGCTGCGGGTCAACCTGCCGGCCGAACCGGACGCCGGGCCGCCCGTGGGGGGCCACGGGAGCCCGCAGCGCGAGAGCGACAGCGAACACGTCCCGACGCAGCGGGTGGCCCCCGAGTCCGGCCCGGGCGCCAGCCCCCGGCCGGCGCTGGCCATGGGCGGCCTGCCCAGTCCCTTCGGTCTCGACCCGGACCAGCTCAGGCGCCTGCTGCCGGCCTTCGCCGAGGAGGGCGCGGCCACCCGGGCGGGCCTGCGGCTGCGCGGCATCCACGCCCACCTGGCCAGCGGGCTCGACGCGCGGGCGCAGCTCGCCGTGGCCGGCCGGATCGCGGGCTTCGCCCGCACCCTGGCCACCGAGGCCGGCCCGTGGTTCGCCGCGCAGCTCACCGAGGTCAACGTCGGCGGCGGCATGGCCGTCGACTACGGGCGCCCGGGCGAGCGCTTCGACTGGGCCGCGTACGGCACCGGTCTCGGCGAACTCGCCGCCCGCTACCCGGAGTTCACCCTGCGCATCGAGCCGGGCCGGGCGCTGGCCGCGTACTGCGGCTGGTACGTGACCGAGGTGCTCGACGTCAAGCACAGCCAGGGGGAGGCGTTCGCGGTGCTCCGCGGCGGCACGCACCACCTGCGCACCCCGGCGACCAAGGGCCACGACCAGCCGTTCGCCGTGCTGCCCGTGGACGAGTGGCCCCGCCCCTGGCCCAGGCCGGCCGTGACGGGCGAGCCGGTCACCCTCACCGGCCAGTTGTGCACCCCGAAGGACGTGCTGGCCACCCGGGTCCCGACGGAGCGGCTGCGCGCCGCCGACCGCGTCGTGTTCGCGCTCGCCGGCGCGTACGCGTGGAACATCTCCCACCACGACTTCCTGATGCACCCCCGGCCCGTCTTCCACTACCTGGGCAGCGCCCCGTACTGA
- a CDS encoding IucA/IucC family protein, which translates to MSSTLPRVAAPALVSADEVVAHTLLNCLLREMSGPERHTAVSEGHLQLRMPRSGVLLRVRLRRTSLIGAHRFTGPVTERRGDAWAELSWRGLAARVDRELRLRTGVANDEFIEQVGLSHAGVTAALRHTTTDPDHAALPSPATGADHPGAPPARTAGTPGRVPAQDPAAAAGRPGPRTPSGHPPEPVRRQSAPHPPAGTGRVAGPLPYGHGARRDRNLTYLASEQSLLFGHRFHPTPKARSGSADGWRRYAPETGARFPLHHLAVRADRVRQEAVSEDALAALDRQRPVPDGYLPLPAHPWQYAMLRDHPALRAAIARGDVRDLGPGGPWFTPTASVRTVYDGRVFLKFSLNVRITNCLRKNAEYELAGAVALTRLLEPVARDLSARFPGCELLREPAYRTLALRTGDPGADRELAEGFGVIVREGLTDRLAPGVTGLLAAAVADEYPTGGAQIGRLLATHPEGAGPETALAWWEAYLRLLVPPVLAAYFDHGVVLEPHLQNVVVGVDGDNWPRQVLFRDLEGTKLLAARHAGTLAALPADVAGPMTYDAPRGWDRVVYCLLVNHVAELLAALADLHPTLEPALWRAVRQVLLERSAAHGEPAPLRALAAGAPLPAKANLLTRWGRKADREAGYVRIGSPLGSALLSEAAREAAATLPWSPA; encoded by the coding sequence ATGTCATCCACCCTGCCCCGCGTCGCCGCCCCGGCCCTCGTCTCGGCCGACGAGGTGGTGGCCCACACCCTGCTCAACTGCCTGCTACGCGAGATGTCGGGCCCCGAGCGCCACACCGCGGTCAGCGAAGGGCACTTACAGCTCCGCATGCCGCGCAGCGGCGTCCTGTTGCGCGTCCGGTTGCGCCGCACCTCGCTGATCGGCGCGCACCGGTTCACCGGGCCCGTGACCGAACGCCGCGGCGACGCCTGGGCCGAACTGTCCTGGCGCGGCCTCGCCGCCCGCGTGGACCGGGAGCTGCGGCTGCGCACCGGGGTGGCCAACGACGAGTTCATCGAGCAGGTCGGCCTCAGCCACGCCGGCGTCACCGCCGCGCTACGCCACACGACCACCGACCCGGACCACGCCGCGCTCCCCTCCCCAGCCACCGGCGCCGACCACCCGGGCGCCCCGCCCGCCCGGACCGCCGGCACGCCGGGCCGCGTCCCCGCCCAGGACCCGGCCGCCGCGGCCGGGCGGCCCGGCCCCCGCACGCCGTCCGGGCACCCGCCCGAGCCCGTACGGCGCCAGAGCGCGCCGCACCCGCCGGCCGGGACGGGGCGGGTCGCCGGGCCGCTCCCGTACGGGCACGGCGCGCGCCGCGACCGGAACCTGACCTACCTCGCGTCCGAGCAGTCGCTGCTGTTCGGCCACCGGTTCCACCCCACGCCCAAGGCGCGCTCCGGCAGCGCGGACGGCTGGCGCCGGTACGCGCCCGAGACCGGCGCCCGCTTCCCGCTGCACCACCTCGCCGTGCGGGCCGACCGAGTGCGGCAGGAGGCGGTGTCCGAGGACGCGTTGGCCGCCCTCGACCGACAGCGCCCGGTCCCCGACGGTTACCTGCCCCTGCCGGCGCACCCCTGGCAGTACGCCATGCTGCGCGACCACCCCGCGCTGCGGGCCGCCATCGCCCGTGGCGACGTCCGGGACCTGGGCCCCGGCGGGCCGTGGTTCACGCCGACCGCGTCGGTGCGCACCGTCTACGACGGGCGCGTCTTCCTGAAGTTCAGCCTCAACGTGCGGATCACCAACTGCCTGCGGAAGAACGCCGAGTACGAACTGGCGGGCGCGGTGGCCCTCACCAGGTTGCTGGAGCCGGTCGCCCGCGACCTCAGCGCCCGATTCCCCGGCTGCGAGCTGCTGCGCGAGCCCGCCTACCGCACGCTCGCGCTGCGCACCGGCGACCCGGGCGCCGACCGTGAACTGGCCGAGGGGTTCGGCGTCATCGTCCGCGAGGGCCTGACCGACCGGCTGGCGCCCGGCGTGACCGGGCTGCTCGCGGCCGCCGTCGCCGACGAGTACCCCACCGGTGGCGCCCAGATCGGCCGCCTGCTCGCCACGCACCCCGAGGGCGCCGGACCCGAGACGGCGCTCGCCTGGTGGGAGGCGTACCTGCGACTCCTCGTGCCACCCGTACTCGCGGCGTACTTCGACCACGGTGTGGTACTCGAACCGCACCTACAGAACGTGGTCGTCGGCGTGGACGGCGACAACTGGCCGCGCCAGGTGCTCTTCCGCGACCTGGAGGGCACCAAGCTGCTGGCCGCGCGGCACGCGGGAACCCTCGCGGCGCTGCCGGCCGACGTCGCCGGTCCCATGACCTACGACGCCCCCCGCGGCTGGGACCGGGTGGTCTACTGCCTGCTGGTCAACCACGTCGCGGAGCTGCTCGCCGCGCTCGCCGACCTCCACCCCACACTGGAACCCGCGTTGTGGCGGGCCGTGCGACAGGTCCTCCTGGAGCGCTCCGCCGCGCACGGTGAGCCGGCACCCCTGCGTGCCCTGGCCGCCGGGGCCCCGCTGCCCGCCAAGGCCAACCTGCTCACCCGGTGGGGCCGCAAGGCCGACCGGGAGGCCGGGTACGTTCGCATCGGTTCACCGCTCGGCTCCGCGCTGTTGTCCGAGGCCGCCCGCGAGGCCGCCGCCACCCTCCCCTGGAGTCCCGCATGA